A genome region from Taeniopygia guttata chromosome 18, bTaeGut7.mat, whole genome shotgun sequence includes the following:
- the GPS1 gene encoding COP9 signalosome complex subunit 1 isoform X2 — protein sequence MAPRSERWRRLRGRSTRTSSRSRRPRRGAERGRGPFKSFTCRPRPRRDAGPGNGSGAGGAGGRKRRREGRMPLPVQVFNLQGAVEPMQIDVDPQEDQQNSPDINYVVENPTLDLEQYASSYSGLMRIERLQFIADHCPQLRVEALKMALSFVQRTFNVDVYEEIHRKLSEATRELQNTPDAVPDSGIEPPPLDTAWVEATRKKALLKLEKLDTDLKNYKGNSIKESIRRGHDDLGDHYLDCGDLSNALKCYSRARDYCTSAKHVINMCLNVIKVSVYLQNWSHVLSYVSKAESTPEIAEQRGERDSQTQAILTKLKCAAGLAELAARKYKQAAKCFLLASFDHCDFPELLSSSNVAVYGGLCALATFDRQELQRNVISSSSFKLFLELEPQVRDIIFKFYESKYASCLKMLDEMKDNLLLDMYLAPHVRTLYTQIRNRALIQYFSPYVSADMRKMATAFNTTVAALEDELTQLILEGLINARIDSHSKILYARDVDQRSTTFEKSLLMGKEFQRRAKAMILRAAVLRNQIHVKSPPREGSQGELTPANSQSRMSTNM from the exons ATGGCCCCGCGCTCTGAGAGgtggcggcggctccgcggaCGGAGCACCCGGACGTCGTCGAGgagccgccgcccccgccgcggggccgagcggggccgcggccccTTTAAGAGCTTCACCTGTCGGCCGCGGCCTCGCCGCGACGCGGGGCCCGGAAACGGAAGCGgagcgggcggggcgggcggccggAAGCGGCGGCGTGAGGGGAGGATGCCGCTGCCCGTCCAGGTCTTTAACCTGCAG GGTGCAGTGGAGCCCATGCAGATTGACGTAGATCCACAAGAAGATCAGCAAAATTCACCTGATATTAACTATGTGGTGGAGAACCCCACGTTG GATTTGGAGCAGTACGCGTCCAGCTACAGTGGGCTGATGCGAATCGAGCGGCTGCAGTTCATTGCTGATCACTGCCCACAGCTGCGGGTGGAAGCTCTCAAGATGGCTTTGTCATTTGTCCAGAGAACTTTTAATGTTGATGTGTATGAAGAAATCCACAGAAAGCTGTCTGAGGCCACGAG AGAACTGCAAAATACACCTGATGCTGTCCCTGATAGTGGAATTGAACCCCCTCCTCTTGACACAGCTTGGGTTGAAGCTACACGCAAAAAAGCTCTTCTTAAACTGGAGAAACTCGATACAGATCTGAAAAATTACAAAGGGAACTCCATCAAGGAGAGTATCAG GAGAGGCCATGATGATTTAGGTGATCATTACCTGGACTGTGGAGACCTCAGCAATGCTCTCAAGTGTTACTCACGAGCCCGTGATTACTGCACCAGTGCTAAACATGTCATCAACATGTGTCTCAATGTTATCAAG GTCAGTGTCTACCTCCAGAATTGGTCTCATGTTTTGAGCTATGTAAGCAAGGCTGAGTCTACACCAGAAATTGCAGAA caaagaggagaaagagataGCCAGACACAAGCAATTCTCACCAAACTGAAATGTGCAGCAG GCTTGGCCGAACTAGCTGCCCGGAAGTACAAACAGGCAGCAAAGTGCTTCTTGTTGGCATCATTCGATCACTGTGATTTCCCTGAG CTGTTATCTTCCAGCAATGTGGCTGTGTATGGTGGGCTCTGTGCCCTTGCTACATTTGACCGTCAGGAACTGCAACGAAATGTTATCTCCAGTAG CTCCTTCAAATTGTTTTTGGAGCTGGAGCCACAGGTTCGTGACATCATCTTCAAGTTTTATGAATCTAAGTACGCTTCATGCCTGAAGATGCTGGATGAGATGAAG GACAACCTGCTGCTAGATATGTACCTTGCACCTCATGTCAGGACACTTTATACCCAGATTCGAAATCGTGCCCTTATCCAG TACTTCAGCCCCTATGTGTCAGCAGACATGCGCAAGATGGCCACTGCTTTTAACACTACAGTGGCTGCTCTGGAAGATGAACTCACTCAGCTGATTTTGGAGGGACTGATCAATGCCAGAATAGACTCTCACAGTAAG ATTCTGTACGCTCGAGATGTAGATCAGCGCAGCACAACTTTTGAGAAGTCTTTACTGATGGGCAAAGAGTTTCAGCGCCGTGCCAAAGCAATGATCCTGCGAGCCGCAGTCCTGCGCAACCAGATCCATGTCAAG TCTCCTCCGAGGGAAGGTAGCCAAGGGGAGCTCACTCCAGCTAACAGCCAATCCAGAATGAGCACCAACATGTGA
- the GPS1 gene encoding COP9 signalosome complex subunit 1 isoform X3: MAPRSERWRRLRGRSTRTSSRSRRPRRGAERGRGPFKSFTCRPRPRRDAGPGNGSGAGGAGGRKRRREGRMPLPVQVFNLQGAVEPMQIDVDPQEDQQNSPDINYVVENPTLDLEQYASSYSGLMRIERLQFIADHCPQLRVEALKMALSFVQRTFNVDVYEEIHRKLSEATRELQNTPDAVPDSGIEPPPLDTAWVEATRKKALLKLEKLDTDLKNYKGNSIKESIRRGHDDLGDHYLDCGDLSNALKCYSRARDYCTSAKHVINMCLNVIKVSVYLQNWSHVLSYVSKAESTPEIAEQRGERDSQTQAILTKLKCAAGLAELAARKYKQAAKCFLLASFDHCDFPELLSSSNVAVYGGLCALATFDRQELQRNVISSSSFKLFLELEPQVRDIIFKFYESKYASCLKMLDEMKDNLLLDMYLAPHVRTLYTQIRNRALIQYFSPYVSADMRKMATAFNTTVAALEDELTQLILEGLINARIDSHSKILYARDVDQRSTTFEKSLLMGKEFQRRAKAMILRAAVLRNQIHVKTPAASHVPQQPQGAHRVATAVSSSGCGLRPFCSIGSCGKFLSLQTKVLAASLGVIEHFSFITLASRMLCGELLTCNSLL, translated from the exons ATGGCCCCGCGCTCTGAGAGgtggcggcggctccgcggaCGGAGCACCCGGACGTCGTCGAGgagccgccgcccccgccgcggggccgagcggggccgcggccccTTTAAGAGCTTCACCTGTCGGCCGCGGCCTCGCCGCGACGCGGGGCCCGGAAACGGAAGCGgagcgggcggggcgggcggccggAAGCGGCGGCGTGAGGGGAGGATGCCGCTGCCCGTCCAGGTCTTTAACCTGCAG GGTGCAGTGGAGCCCATGCAGATTGACGTAGATCCACAAGAAGATCAGCAAAATTCACCTGATATTAACTATGTGGTGGAGAACCCCACGTTG GATTTGGAGCAGTACGCGTCCAGCTACAGTGGGCTGATGCGAATCGAGCGGCTGCAGTTCATTGCTGATCACTGCCCACAGCTGCGGGTGGAAGCTCTCAAGATGGCTTTGTCATTTGTCCAGAGAACTTTTAATGTTGATGTGTATGAAGAAATCCACAGAAAGCTGTCTGAGGCCACGAG AGAACTGCAAAATACACCTGATGCTGTCCCTGATAGTGGAATTGAACCCCCTCCTCTTGACACAGCTTGGGTTGAAGCTACACGCAAAAAAGCTCTTCTTAAACTGGAGAAACTCGATACAGATCTGAAAAATTACAAAGGGAACTCCATCAAGGAGAGTATCAG GAGAGGCCATGATGATTTAGGTGATCATTACCTGGACTGTGGAGACCTCAGCAATGCTCTCAAGTGTTACTCACGAGCCCGTGATTACTGCACCAGTGCTAAACATGTCATCAACATGTGTCTCAATGTTATCAAG GTCAGTGTCTACCTCCAGAATTGGTCTCATGTTTTGAGCTATGTAAGCAAGGCTGAGTCTACACCAGAAATTGCAGAA caaagaggagaaagagataGCCAGACACAAGCAATTCTCACCAAACTGAAATGTGCAGCAG GCTTGGCCGAACTAGCTGCCCGGAAGTACAAACAGGCAGCAAAGTGCTTCTTGTTGGCATCATTCGATCACTGTGATTTCCCTGAG CTGTTATCTTCCAGCAATGTGGCTGTGTATGGTGGGCTCTGTGCCCTTGCTACATTTGACCGTCAGGAACTGCAACGAAATGTTATCTCCAGTAG CTCCTTCAAATTGTTTTTGGAGCTGGAGCCACAGGTTCGTGACATCATCTTCAAGTTTTATGAATCTAAGTACGCTTCATGCCTGAAGATGCTGGATGAGATGAAG GACAACCTGCTGCTAGATATGTACCTTGCACCTCATGTCAGGACACTTTATACCCAGATTCGAAATCGTGCCCTTATCCAG TACTTCAGCCCCTATGTGTCAGCAGACATGCGCAAGATGGCCACTGCTTTTAACACTACAGTGGCTGCTCTGGAAGATGAACTCACTCAGCTGATTTTGGAGGGACTGATCAATGCCAGAATAGACTCTCACAGTAAG ATTCTGTACGCTCGAGATGTAGATCAGCGCAGCACAACTTTTGAGAAGTCTTTACTGATGGGCAAAGAGTTTCAGCGCCGTGCCAAAGCAATGATCCTGCGAGCCGCAGTCCTGCGCAACCAGATCCATGTCAAG ACACCAGCAGCATCACACGTCCCTCAGCAGCCACAAGGGGCCCACAGGGTGGCAACAGCAGtttccagctctggctgtggccTGAGGCCATTCTGCAGCATTGGCAGTTGTGGTAAGTTTTTGTCCCTCCAGACAAAAGTGCTTGCAGCCTCTTTGGGAGTGATTGAGCATTTCTCTTTTATTACCTTGGCATCAAGGATGCTTTGTGGAGAATTACTGACGTGTAACTCTCTCCTTTAA
- the GPS1 gene encoding COP9 signalosome complex subunit 1 isoform X1, protein MAPRSERWRRLRGRSTRTSSRSRRPRRGAERGRGPFKSFTCRPRPRRDAGPGNGSGAGGAGGRKRRREGRMPLPVQVFNLQGAVEPMQIDVDPQEDQQNSPDINYVVENPTLDLEQYASSYSGLMRIERLQFIADHCPQLRVEALKMALSFVQRTFNVDVYEEIHRKLSEATRELQNTPDAVPDSGIEPPPLDTAWVEATRKKALLKLEKLDTDLKNYKGNSIKESIRRGHDDLGDHYLDCGDLSNALKCYSRARDYCTSAKHVINMCLNVIKVSVYLQNWSHVLSYVSKAESTPEIAEQRGERDSQTQAILTKLKCAAGLAELAARKYKQAAKCFLLASFDHCDFPELLSSSNVAVYGGLCALATFDRQELQRNVISSSSFKLFLELEPQVRDIIFKFYESKYASCLKMLDEMKDNLLLDMYLAPHVRTLYTQIRNRALIQYFSPYVSADMRKMATAFNTTVAALEDELTQLILEGLINARIDSHSKILYARDVDQRSTTFEKSLLMGKEFQRRAKAMILRAAVLRNQIHVKTPAASHVPQQPQGAHRVATAVSSSGCGLRPFCSIGSCDLRGKNVYSA, encoded by the exons ATGGCCCCGCGCTCTGAGAGgtggcggcggctccgcggaCGGAGCACCCGGACGTCGTCGAGgagccgccgcccccgccgcggggccgagcggggccgcggccccTTTAAGAGCTTCACCTGTCGGCCGCGGCCTCGCCGCGACGCGGGGCCCGGAAACGGAAGCGgagcgggcggggcgggcggccggAAGCGGCGGCGTGAGGGGAGGATGCCGCTGCCCGTCCAGGTCTTTAACCTGCAG GGTGCAGTGGAGCCCATGCAGATTGACGTAGATCCACAAGAAGATCAGCAAAATTCACCTGATATTAACTATGTGGTGGAGAACCCCACGTTG GATTTGGAGCAGTACGCGTCCAGCTACAGTGGGCTGATGCGAATCGAGCGGCTGCAGTTCATTGCTGATCACTGCCCACAGCTGCGGGTGGAAGCTCTCAAGATGGCTTTGTCATTTGTCCAGAGAACTTTTAATGTTGATGTGTATGAAGAAATCCACAGAAAGCTGTCTGAGGCCACGAG AGAACTGCAAAATACACCTGATGCTGTCCCTGATAGTGGAATTGAACCCCCTCCTCTTGACACAGCTTGGGTTGAAGCTACACGCAAAAAAGCTCTTCTTAAACTGGAGAAACTCGATACAGATCTGAAAAATTACAAAGGGAACTCCATCAAGGAGAGTATCAG GAGAGGCCATGATGATTTAGGTGATCATTACCTGGACTGTGGAGACCTCAGCAATGCTCTCAAGTGTTACTCACGAGCCCGTGATTACTGCACCAGTGCTAAACATGTCATCAACATGTGTCTCAATGTTATCAAG GTCAGTGTCTACCTCCAGAATTGGTCTCATGTTTTGAGCTATGTAAGCAAGGCTGAGTCTACACCAGAAATTGCAGAA caaagaggagaaagagataGCCAGACACAAGCAATTCTCACCAAACTGAAATGTGCAGCAG GCTTGGCCGAACTAGCTGCCCGGAAGTACAAACAGGCAGCAAAGTGCTTCTTGTTGGCATCATTCGATCACTGTGATTTCCCTGAG CTGTTATCTTCCAGCAATGTGGCTGTGTATGGTGGGCTCTGTGCCCTTGCTACATTTGACCGTCAGGAACTGCAACGAAATGTTATCTCCAGTAG CTCCTTCAAATTGTTTTTGGAGCTGGAGCCACAGGTTCGTGACATCATCTTCAAGTTTTATGAATCTAAGTACGCTTCATGCCTGAAGATGCTGGATGAGATGAAG GACAACCTGCTGCTAGATATGTACCTTGCACCTCATGTCAGGACACTTTATACCCAGATTCGAAATCGTGCCCTTATCCAG TACTTCAGCCCCTATGTGTCAGCAGACATGCGCAAGATGGCCACTGCTTTTAACACTACAGTGGCTGCTCTGGAAGATGAACTCACTCAGCTGATTTTGGAGGGACTGATCAATGCCAGAATAGACTCTCACAGTAAG ATTCTGTACGCTCGAGATGTAGATCAGCGCAGCACAACTTTTGAGAAGTCTTTACTGATGGGCAAAGAGTTTCAGCGCCGTGCCAAAGCAATGATCCTGCGAGCCGCAGTCCTGCGCAACCAGATCCATGTCAAG ACACCAGCAGCATCACACGTCCCTCAGCAGCCACAAGGGGCCCACAGGGTGGCAACAGCAGtttccagctctggctgtggccTGAGGCCATTCTGCAGCATTGGCAGTTGTG ATCTTCGGGGAAAAAACGTGTACTCAGCCTAA
- the DUS1L gene encoding tRNA-dihydrouridine(16/17) synthase [NAD(P)(+)]-like isoform X2, which yields MPKLRGEAFWRETLRSAHYVVAPMVDQSELAWRLLSRRHGAQLCYTPMLHAQVFLRDANYRRENLYGEACPEDRPLIVQFCANDPEVFVQAALLAQDYCDAIDLNLGCPQMIAKRGHYGAFLQEEWDLLQRMNIDKTVKYAQMLEKAGCQLLTVHGRTKEQKGPLAGVASWEHIQAVRKAVNIPVFANGNIQCLSDVQECIRKTGVHGVMSAEGNLHNPALFEGRNPLVWEMAEEYLEIVRKYPCPLSYVRAHLFKLWHHTLQVYQQLREELAKVKTLDGIVDVNRELKLRCQEEIANQKEGEKPKEGLPFFHWICQPYIRPGPKERCRENGESGMEKGARGKRALEEEEDGNSELLSKNKQKKKLRNPNKSFDPSLKPKYAKCDQCGNPKGTKCVFNMCRGCCKKRAFKEVADCPGHGLLFKTKYEKSLSWQHSQRGIQTPEISQRGDAEVGETAVLKEAGDSTG from the exons ATGCCGAAGCTGCGCGGAGAAGCCTTCTGGAGGGAGACGCTGCGAAGCGCCCATTACGTGGTGGCGCCCATGGTGGACCAGAGCGAGCTGGCCTGGAGGCTGCTGAGCCGCCGCCACGGCGCCCAGCTCTGCTACACACCGATGCTGCACGCCCAGGTCTTCCTCAGGGACGCCAACTACCGCCGCGAGAACCTCTACGGCGAGGCCTGTCCCGAGGACCGGCCGCTTATCGTGCAG TTCTGTGCCAATGATCCTGAAGTGTTTGTCCAAGCAGCACTGTTGGCTCAGGATTACTGTGATGCCATAGACCTAAATTTGGGTTGCCCCCAAATGATTGCAAAGAGAG GTCACTATGGAGCATTTCTGCAAGAGGAGTGGGATCTTCTTCAGAGAATGA ACATTGACAAGACAGTGAAGTATGCACAGATGCTGGAGAAAGCTGGCTGCCAG ctgctgacTGTGCATGGCCGTACTAAAGAACAGAAAGGACCACTTGCTGGCGTGGCATCCTGGGAGCACATTCAAGCTGTAAG AAAAGCTGTAAACATTCCTGTATTTGCAAATGGAAACATCCAGTGTCTCAGCGATGTGCAAGAATGCATCCGTAAGACAGGAGTACATGGTGTCATGAGTGCAG AAGGTAATCTTCATAACCCAGCTTTGTTTGAGGGCCGGAACCCATTGGTGTGGGAGATGGCTGAGGAGTATCTGGAGATAGTGCGGAAGTACCCATGTCCATTGTCTTATGTTAGGGCTCATCTCTTCAAGCTCTGGCATCACAC GCTTCAAGTTTACCAGCAGCTGCGTGAAGAATTAGCAAAAGTGAAGACTCTAGATGGCATTGTAGATGTCAACAGGGAGCTGAAACTGCGATGCCAG GAAGAAATAGCTAAccagaaagaaggagaaaagccaAAAGAAGGATTGCCTTTTTTCCACTGGATCTGTCAGCCATACATCAGGCCAGG GCCAAAGGAGAGATGCAGGGAGAATGGAGAAAGTGGAATGGAAAAAGGTGCGCGGGGAAAACGTGCtctggaagaagaggaagatggAAATTCTGAGCTTCTGtcaaagaataaacaaaaaaagaagttaagaaATCCAAATAAAAGCTTTGATCCATCTTTAAAAC ccAAGTATGCAAAATGTGATCAATGTGGAAACCCTAAG GGCACTAAATGTGTGTTTAACATGTGCCGAGGATGCTGTAAGAAAAGAGCATTCAAGGAGGTAGCAGATTGTCCAG GTCATGGATTACTTTTTAAGACCAAGTATGAAAAATCCCTTTCATGGCAGCACAGTCAAAGAGGAATTCAAACCCCAGAGATCAGTCAGAGAGGAGATGCAGAGGTGGGGGAGACAGCAGTGCTGAAGGAGGCTGGTGACAGTACAGGGTGA
- the DUS1L gene encoding tRNA-dihydrouridine(16/17) synthase [NAD(P)(+)]-like isoform X1 — MPKLRGEAFWRETLRSAHYVVAPMVDQSELAWRLLSRRHGAQLCYTPMLHAQVFLRDANYRRENLYGEACPEDRPLIVQFCANDPEVFVQAALLAQDYCDAIDLNLGCPQMIAKRGHYGAFLQEEWDLLQRMILLANEKLSVPITCKIRIFPDIDKTVKYAQMLEKAGCQLLTVHGRTKEQKGPLAGVASWEHIQAVRKAVNIPVFANGNIQCLSDVQECIRKTGVHGVMSAEGNLHNPALFEGRNPLVWEMAEEYLEIVRKYPCPLSYVRAHLFKLWHHTLQVYQQLREELAKVKTLDGIVDVNRELKLRCQEEIANQKEGEKPKEGLPFFHWICQPYIRPGPKERCRENGESGMEKGARGKRALEEEEDGNSELLSKNKQKKKLRNPNKSFDPSLKPKYAKCDQCGNPKGTKCVFNMCRGCCKKRAFKEVADCPGHGLLFKTKYEKSLSWQHSQRGIQTPEISQRGDAEVGETAVLKEAGDSTG, encoded by the exons ATGCCGAAGCTGCGCGGAGAAGCCTTCTGGAGGGAGACGCTGCGAAGCGCCCATTACGTGGTGGCGCCCATGGTGGACCAGAGCGAGCTGGCCTGGAGGCTGCTGAGCCGCCGCCACGGCGCCCAGCTCTGCTACACACCGATGCTGCACGCCCAGGTCTTCCTCAGGGACGCCAACTACCGCCGCGAGAACCTCTACGGCGAGGCCTGTCCCGAGGACCGGCCGCTTATCGTGCAG TTCTGTGCCAATGATCCTGAAGTGTTTGTCCAAGCAGCACTGTTGGCTCAGGATTACTGTGATGCCATAGACCTAAATTTGGGTTGCCCCCAAATGATTGCAAAGAGAG GTCACTATGGAGCATTTCTGCAAGAGGAGTGGGATCTTCTTCAGAGAATGA TTTTACTGGCTAACGAGAAGCTCTCTGTTCCCATCACATGCAAAATCCGCATTTTCCCAGACATTGACAAGACAGTGAAGTATGCACAGATGCTGGAGAAAGCTGGCTGCCAG ctgctgacTGTGCATGGCCGTACTAAAGAACAGAAAGGACCACTTGCTGGCGTGGCATCCTGGGAGCACATTCAAGCTGTAAG AAAAGCTGTAAACATTCCTGTATTTGCAAATGGAAACATCCAGTGTCTCAGCGATGTGCAAGAATGCATCCGTAAGACAGGAGTACATGGTGTCATGAGTGCAG AAGGTAATCTTCATAACCCAGCTTTGTTTGAGGGCCGGAACCCATTGGTGTGGGAGATGGCTGAGGAGTATCTGGAGATAGTGCGGAAGTACCCATGTCCATTGTCTTATGTTAGGGCTCATCTCTTCAAGCTCTGGCATCACAC GCTTCAAGTTTACCAGCAGCTGCGTGAAGAATTAGCAAAAGTGAAGACTCTAGATGGCATTGTAGATGTCAACAGGGAGCTGAAACTGCGATGCCAG GAAGAAATAGCTAAccagaaagaaggagaaaagccaAAAGAAGGATTGCCTTTTTTCCACTGGATCTGTCAGCCATACATCAGGCCAGG GCCAAAGGAGAGATGCAGGGAGAATGGAGAAAGTGGAATGGAAAAAGGTGCGCGGGGAAAACGTGCtctggaagaagaggaagatggAAATTCTGAGCTTCTGtcaaagaataaacaaaaaaagaagttaagaaATCCAAATAAAAGCTTTGATCCATCTTTAAAAC ccAAGTATGCAAAATGTGATCAATGTGGAAACCCTAAG GGCACTAAATGTGTGTTTAACATGTGCCGAGGATGCTGTAAGAAAAGAGCATTCAAGGAGGTAGCAGATTGTCCAG GTCATGGATTACTTTTTAAGACCAAGTATGAAAAATCCCTTTCATGGCAGCACAGTCAAAGAGGAATTCAAACCCCAGAGATCAGTCAGAGAGGAGATGCAGAGGTGGGGGAGACAGCAGTGCTGAAGGAGGCTGGTGACAGTACAGGGTGA